A genomic segment from Bacteroidales bacterium encodes:
- the citF gene encoding citrate lyase subunit alpha — MKLVKNAAGRLIPIEINSKSVVPFKGVEKYRPEGFKKAPKISTNIDFPKDGNKIVPSLKEALVKAGIKDGMTISTHHHFRNGDLIANQVFDAIKEIGVKDLIWFPSASFPCHEHLIQYLEDGTINHIEGSMNGPLGRFCSEGKMKGTGVLRSHGGRYQAVQDGDVNIDIAIIGAACSDSFGNANGLYGQSACGLLGFALADSQYADKVIVVTDNMVRFPCIPWQIQGNYVDYTVEMDRIGIPEKIVSGTTKITKSPDRLLLAELVAKFCDVTEIIKDGFSFQSGAGGTSLAVGEYFAEIMKAKGIKARFARGGSNKYLVKMLEDGLVDYILDGQTFDLEGVRSMAENPNHVWTSPFTSYNYHSKGNFAGMVDVVILGATEVDVNFNANVVTHSDGYLLHGIGGWQNCLLSKTVILPIPLFRDRIPVVVDEVTTICGPGELIDVIVTERGIAINPLRKDLIEKTKNSGLPIKTINELKEEAEKICGIPDKPKFEEKVVAAIKWVDGTVIDVVRQIKK, encoded by the coding sequence ATGAAATTAGTTAAAAATGCAGCAGGTAGATTAATACCAATTGAAATAAACAGTAAATCTGTAGTACCTTTTAAAGGAGTAGAAAAATACCGTCCTGAAGGATTTAAAAAAGCTCCCAAAATATCAACGAATATTGATTTTCCTAAAGATGGAAATAAAATTGTGCCATCACTAAAAGAAGCACTTGTAAAGGCAGGAATAAAAGATGGAATGACAATTTCAACTCATCATCATTTCAGGAATGGAGACCTGATTGCTAATCAGGTTTTTGATGCTATTAAAGAAATAGGTGTGAAAGACTTAATTTGGTTTCCTTCTGCATCATTTCCTTGTCATGAACATTTAATTCAATATCTTGAAGATGGAACAATAAACCATATTGAAGGAAGTATGAACGGTCCTTTGGGCAGATTTTGTTCTGAAGGAAAAATGAAAGGTACAGGTGTGCTTCGTTCACATGGAGGAAGATATCAGGCAGTGCAAGACGGAGATGTTAATATTGATATTGCAATAATTGGTGCTGCTTGTTCCGATTCTTTTGGAAATGCAAACGGTTTATACGGACAATCTGCTTGTGGTTTGCTTGGATTTGCTTTAGCCGATTCGCAATATGCTGATAAAGTAATTGTTGTTACTGATAATATGGTTAGATTTCCATGTATTCCATGGCAAATACAAGGAAATTACGTTGATTATACAGTAGAAATGGATAGAATAGGAATTCCTGAAAAAATTGTAAGTGGTACAACTAAAATAACTAAAAGTCCTGATCGGCTACTATTAGCTGAATTGGTCGCTAAATTCTGTGATGTTACCGAAATAATAAAAGATGGTTTTTCATTCCAGTCCGGTGCCGGAGGAACTTCTCTTGCCGTAGGTGAATATTTTGCCGAAATAATGAAAGCTAAAGGTATAAAAGCAAGATTTGCAAGAGGCGGTAGTAATAAGTACCTTGTTAAAATGCTTGAAGATGGTTTGGTAGATTATATTCTTGACGGACAAACTTTCGACCTTGAAGGTGTAAGGTCTATGGCAGAAAATCCAAATCATGTATGGACAAGCCCGTTTACAAGTTACAACTATCATAGCAAAGGCAATTTTGCAGGAATGGTTGATGTTGTAATTCTCGGTGCTACCGAAGTTGATGTTAATTTTAATGCAAACGTTGTTACTCATTCTGACGGTTATTTATTGCATGGAATAGGCGGTTGGCAAAATTGTCTGTTATCAAAAACAGTTATTCTTCCAATTCCTTTATTTAGAGATCGTATTCCTGTTGTTGTTGATGAAGTAACTACCATTTGCGGACCCGGTGAACTTATTGATGTGATTGTAACTGAAAGAGGTATAGCTATAAATCCATTAAGAAAAGACCTTATTGAAAAAACAAAAAACTCGGGACTTCCAATTAAAACAATAAATGAATTAAAAGAAGAAGCAGAAAAAATTTGTGGTATTCCTGACAAACCAAAATTTGAAGAAAAAGTTGTAGCAGCAATTAAATGGGTTGATGGTACTGTGATTGATGTTGTCAGACAGATTAAAAAATAA